Proteins from one Triticum aestivum cultivar Chinese Spring chromosome 7A, IWGSC CS RefSeq v2.1, whole genome shotgun sequence genomic window:
- the LOC123155042 gene encoding uncharacterized protein yields the protein MAGDPRATQDEEAELDAAWRARQESMAALRKTMMDMFAGPAAELLRPDQHLLPELAALKKTLQDTRRDLPTPEPWWLPEHLAARETALAGQETTAALCEAVEALHGDLDADGSGDACLIERLAKAILAEYEAREADYEAQQALHQALRVFK from the exons ATGGCGGGGGACCCGCGTGCAACGCAGGATGAAGAAGCCGAGTTAGACGCGGCCTGGCGTGCCAGGCAAGAGTCGATGGCGGCGCTGCGGAAGACGATGATGGATATGTTCGCCGGGCCGGCGGCCGAGCTGCTGCGGCCGGACCAACATCTCCTGCCCGAGCTGGCGGCGTTGAAGAAGACCCTCCAGG ATACGCGCAGGGACCTGCCGACACCCGAGCCGTGGTGGCTGCCGGAGCATCTCGCGGCGCGTGAGACCGCACTGGCGGGGCAGGAAACCACAGCGGCGCTGTGCGAAGCCGTGGAGGCGCTGCACGGCGACCTCGACGCAGATGGATCAGGCGATGCCTGTCTTATCGAACGCCTGGCCAAGGCGATTCTGGCGGAGTACGAAGCCAGAGAGGCGGACTACGAAGCCCAGCAGGCGCTGCACCAAGCCCTCCGGGTGTTCAAGTAA